The following coding sequences lie in one Cupriavidus taiwanensis LMG 19424 genomic window:
- the arsC gene encoding arsenate reductase (glutaredoxin) (This arsenate reductase requires both glutathione and glutaredoxin to convert arsenate to arsenite, after which the efflux transporter formed by ArsA and ArsB can extrude the arsenite from the cell, providing resistance.), with translation MSVTIYHNPACGTSRNALAMIRNAGVEPNVIEYLNTPPDRQTLQQMIRLAGLTVRQAIREKGTPYAELGLSDPALTDDQLLDAMLAQPILINRPFVITELGVRLCRPSEVVLDILPSPQQAAFTKEDGEVVIDEQGRRVP, from the coding sequence ATGTCGGTAACGATCTATCACAACCCTGCGTGCGGTACGTCACGCAATGCGCTGGCCATGATTCGCAATGCGGGCGTCGAGCCGAATGTCATCGAATATCTGAATACGCCGCCGGACCGGCAGACGCTGCAGCAGATGATCCGGCTTGCCGGCCTCACGGTGCGCCAGGCCATCCGCGAGAAAGGCACGCCCTACGCCGAACTGGGCCTGTCCGATCCGGCGCTGACGGATGACCAGTTGCTCGATGCGATGCTTGCCCAGCCGATCCTGATCAACCGGCCCTTTGTTATCACCGAGCTGGGCGTGCGGCTGTGCCGGCCCTCGGAAGTCGTACTCGACATCCTGCCCTCGCCACAACAAGCCGCATTCACCAAGGAAGATGGCGAGGTCGTGATCGACGAGCAAGGACGGAGGGTGCCATGA
- the arsB gene encoding ACR3 family arsenite efflux transporter: MSSQNVAATSQPAAKPAISFFERYLTVWVALCIVAGIALGQMLPDVFQAIGRMEYAQVNLPVGILIWVMIIPMLIKIDFGALGQVKSHWRGIGVTLFINWAVKPFSMALLGWIFVRHLFAPLLPADQLDSYVAGLILLAAAPCTAMVFVWSQLCKGDPYFTLSQVALNDAIMVVAFAPVVALLLGLSSITVPWHTLLTSVALYIVVPVIISQLLRKMLLGHGVAYFQRVVQRLGPYSITALLLTLILLFAFQDKAIIDQPLVIALLAVPILIQVFFNSGLAYLLNRKFGVAHCVAGPSSLIGASNFFELAVATAISLFGFQSGAALATVVGVLIEVPVMLLVVSIVNRSQHWYEAKAH, translated from the coding sequence ATGAGTAGCCAAAACGTAGCAGCCACCAGCCAGCCCGCTGCCAAACCTGCCATCAGCTTTTTCGAGCGCTATCTGACCGTCTGGGTCGCGCTGTGCATTGTCGCTGGTATCGCACTGGGGCAAATGCTGCCGGATGTCTTCCAGGCGATCGGACGGATGGAATACGCACAGGTCAATCTGCCAGTGGGCATCCTGATCTGGGTGATGATCATCCCCATGCTGATCAAGATTGACTTTGGCGCACTGGGCCAGGTGAAATCGCACTGGCGAGGCATCGGCGTGACGCTGTTCATCAACTGGGCGGTCAAGCCGTTCTCCATGGCGCTGCTCGGTTGGATCTTTGTGCGCCACCTTTTCGCGCCGCTGTTGCCTGCCGACCAGCTGGACAGCTATGTGGCCGGCCTCATACTTCTGGCCGCCGCGCCATGCACGGCCATGGTCTTTGTCTGGAGCCAGCTTTGCAAGGGCGATCCGTACTTCACGCTGTCCCAGGTCGCCCTGAACGACGCCATCATGGTCGTTGCCTTCGCGCCGGTGGTGGCGCTGCTGCTGGGCCTGTCGTCGATCACTGTCCCTTGGCACACCCTGCTCACGTCGGTGGCCCTGTACATCGTCGTGCCGGTCATCATCTCGCAACTGCTGCGCAAGATGTTGCTGGGCCACGGCGTTGCCTACTTCCAGCGTGTCGTGCAGCGACTGGGGCCCTACTCCATCACCGCGCTGCTTCTTACGCTGATTCTCTTGTTTGCATTCCAGGACAAGGCCATTATCGACCAGCCGCTGGTGATCGCGCTGCTCGCGGTGCCGATCCTGATCCAGGTCTTCTTCAACTCGGGGCTGGCCTACCTGCTGAACCGCAAGTTTGGCGTGGCCCATTGCGTGGCGGGTCCGTCCAGCCTGATCGGCGCCAGCAATTTCTTCGAACTCGCGGTCGCCACCGCGATCAGCCTCTTTGGCTTCCAGTCGGGAGCGGCGCTGGCCACGGTCGTAGGGGTGCTCATCGAGGTGCCGGTCATGCTGCTGGTCGTCAGCATCGTCAACCGGTCCCAGCACTGGTATGAGGCGAAGGCACATTAA
- a CDS encoding arsenate reductase ArsC yields MTTNVLILCTHNSARSVLSEGMLNHLARQFGRDVRAYSAGSSPSGRINPFAIEVLANAGVEVGDFRSKSWDEFVNPDAPQMRVVITVCDSAAEEECPYWPGSPVKVHWGYPDPSNAEGGDEKKRQAFELTRQAIAYRMLQLLLLPIEDMSNAELQGTLQRLAGN; encoded by the coding sequence ATGACGACCAACGTACTGATCCTCTGTACCCACAACTCCGCCCGTAGCGTTCTGAGCGAAGGCATGCTCAATCACCTGGCCAGGCAGTTCGGTCGGGATGTGCGTGCCTACAGCGCCGGAAGCTCCCCGAGCGGACGTATCAACCCGTTCGCGATCGAGGTGCTGGCAAACGCCGGCGTCGAGGTCGGCGATTTCCGCAGCAAGAGCTGGGATGAATTCGTCAACCCCGATGCGCCGCAGATGCGCGTTGTCATCACGGTGTGCGACAGCGCGGCCGAGGAAGAATGTCCGTACTGGCCGGGTAGCCCGGTGAAGGTGCACTGGGGCTACCCTGACCCGTCCAATGCGGAAGGCGGCGATGAGAAGAAGCGCCAGGCATTCGAGCTGACCCGGCAGGCGATCGCCTACCGGATGCTGCAACTGCTGCTGCTCCCGATCGAGGACATGAGCAACGCCGAGTTGCAGGGGACGCTGCAGCGTCTGGCGGGGAACTGA
- a CDS encoding arsenate reductase ArsC — translation MSEKTYHVLFICTGNSARSILSEGLMNHLGQGRFCAYSAGSHPTGVVNPLALAALARHGMETNGFRSKSWDEFSRDGAPTLDFVFTVCDKAAGEVCPIWPGQPMTAHWGVPDPAACEGTDAQKQQAINDAVISLKRRIELFLSLPLPKLDAIALQKAIRDIGTR, via the coding sequence ATGAGCGAAAAAACCTACCACGTCCTCTTCATCTGCACTGGCAATTCGGCCCGCTCGATTCTGTCAGAAGGTCTGATGAATCATTTGGGCCAGGGGCGCTTTTGCGCCTACTCGGCTGGTAGTCACCCCACGGGTGTCGTCAATCCCCTCGCACTGGCAGCGCTGGCGCGCCACGGCATGGAGACCAACGGGTTTCGCAGCAAGAGCTGGGATGAGTTCTCCCGAGACGGCGCACCAACACTCGATTTCGTCTTCACGGTCTGCGACAAGGCCGCGGGAGAAGTCTGCCCGATCTGGCCTGGCCAGCCCATGACAGCACATTGGGGCGTCCCCGACCCGGCCGCCTGCGAGGGCACCGACGCCCAGAAGCAGCAGGCCATCAACGACGCAGTCATTTCGCTCAAGCGTCGTATTGAACTGTTCCTGTCCCTGCCCCTGCCGAAGCTTGACGCCATCGCGCTTCAGAAGGCCATCCGGGACATCGGCACGCGCTGA
- a CDS encoding ArsI/CadI family heavy metal resistance metalloenzyme, which translates to MKRFHVHVSVADLSASIRYYSALFAAEPSVVKDDYAKWMLEDPRVNFAISARGAETGVDHLGFQTDDAAELAELKQRAQAADMAMQDEGETTCCYARSDKYWLTDPQGIAWEHFHTLGDVPVYAESRKPDADGQESACCAPRAPKGKPIGIAVNATPSCC; encoded by the coding sequence ATGAAACGCTTCCACGTACATGTCAGCGTCGCAGACCTGTCTGCGAGCATTCGCTACTATTCAGCGCTCTTCGCGGCCGAACCGTCGGTGGTGAAGGACGACTACGCGAAATGGATGCTTGAAGACCCCCGTGTGAATTTTGCCATCTCGGCGCGCGGCGCAGAAACCGGGGTTGACCACCTGGGCTTCCAGACTGACGACGCCGCAGAACTCGCGGAGCTGAAGCAGCGGGCCCAAGCCGCGGACATGGCGATGCAAGACGAAGGCGAAACCACGTGCTGCTATGCGCGTAGCGACAAGTACTGGCTGACGGACCCGCAGGGCATCGCGTGGGAGCACTTCCACACCCTCGGCGATGTGCCCGTGTACGCAGAATCCCGAAAGCCCGATGCGGACGGTCAGGAATCGGCCTGTTGCGCGCCGCGTGCTCCGAAGGGGAAGCCGATCGGCATCGCCGTCAATGCCACGCCGTCTTGCTGCTGA
- a CDS encoding ArsR/SmtB family transcription factor, translated as METNHALESLAALAHPIRLSVFRMLVQAGPAGLPAGRIAELMEMPASSLSFHLKELHRAGLLSSQQAGRSIIYMAHFETMNALLGYLTENCCSGNPCSPVSTCSVESRS; from the coding sequence ATGGAAACCAATCACGCCCTTGAATCGCTTGCCGCGCTCGCGCATCCGATACGCCTGTCTGTCTTCCGGATGCTCGTGCAAGCCGGGCCCGCCGGGCTGCCGGCTGGCCGGATTGCCGAACTGATGGAAATGCCGGCGTCATCGTTGTCGTTCCACCTGAAGGAACTGCACCGCGCTGGCTTGCTGTCCAGCCAGCAGGCCGGCCGCTCGATCATCTACATGGCTCATTTCGAAACCATGAACGCCTTGCTGGGTTACCTCACGGAGAACTGCTGCAGCGGCAATCCGTGCTCCCCTGTGTCCACCTGTTCCGTCGAGTCCCGATCATGA
- a CDS encoding DUF2188 domain-containing protein — MNPQSLMRARCPNSGAYSYVRMHSLLVAAAQALFVHRSTTEEKAQEGEIMSTRDIHVFHEIAGWALYVEGQRDAISHYTTQQKAVAAGTAKAQREHVDIFVHPCHERRGTWIRHIHDLRDTD; from the coding sequence ATGAATCCACAATCACTCATGCGCGCGCGCTGTCCGAACTCAGGAGCCTATTCCTATGTGCGGATGCACTCATTGTTAGTCGCCGCAGCACAGGCACTGTTCGTCCATCGGTCTACAACTGAAGAAAAAGCGCAGGAGGGCGAGATCATGTCCACACGTGATATTCACGTATTCCACGAAATTGCCGGCTGGGCGCTATACGTTGAAGGCCAACGCGACGCGATTAGCCACTATACAACCCAGCAGAAGGCCGTTGCCGCCGGGACGGCCAAAGCGCAACGTGAACACGTTGATATTTTCGTCCACCCATGCCATGAGAGAAGAGGCACGTGGATTCGCCACATCCACGATTTGCGCGATACCGATTAG
- a CDS encoding Tn3 family transposase, translating into MPGLEFRYVGKDSLPSRLSEFDVEYYFALTDSDVAAINQKFRRAGRAGAAIQLAFLRASGRTLDQLNTLPRQLLRYVGEKLGLPTPTIASLRTIYQRYPTLYEHQVWACQYLGLTRIDDDHWRGLGAWMRQDAAESLSLEELIQHAHYWLYERRILIPSTRALLSLARSIWAGIERDLLLSIEAVVPLAQIAGAEAAVFAQHATAGTTVLEWLKTPPARHSPSTMNETLAKIRFLKSLGAHTWAFDAIPIEKQRACGQRIQARRPAKVRELKTSTRTIELVFFLRVTLLELTDAMLYQTGRRVSDLVRQAYNKTTTKQARSASEYRQQMVEIKALVDDTRRSAEERLADIGKLLEGLSAKPPASHAASVRETLTEDHHRIRNLVTSLRELEFASNSTDPALRQLEFIGSLHDQGATELPPDCNVSVGASWRDLVDGEDRKRALRAMEACAITGLRKGLRRGTVWISHSLSFRERDQLLIPPAQWDSERDRYLSTLDLPNQADTYLNPLMDHLKAGLAALDEARAAGHVTIDTNGVLHLSPLEAAESDGIPTRTRDLLFKDIGSAQFADMILEMDARTNFSEVLLARNGDAHELITLYAALLAHGTELDAKGVAAMIPKLDPAHVSTAMRALEMPGRLRRANERVVEFQRTHPITELWGTGQQASSDSMSLDTSRHLFYARADPRRRTHAVGIYTHVLDQHGIVYNQPMVLNERQAGVAIEGVMRHNETRSDGGLLRLAVDTHGYTSVGMAVSKLLGFDLCPWLRNLSERKLYLPRGLQVTDGLSAAVSPEISLKAIRDGWDGLLRLIASIHSGRVSAIVALQRFGSAAQGDPIHRAADHLGKMLRTLFLCDFFSNIEFRRELRTLLNRGESVHQLQRAIYSSKVHHDRGRRQDEMIAISGSLTLLTNLVIAWNTQRMQTTADAWRRKGQRIEDDWLRRMGPAHFAHVNFRGIMSFPIHLYQDSLLEVAPQRRAV; encoded by the coding sequence ATGCCGGGCTTGGAATTTCGCTATGTGGGAAAAGACAGTTTGCCTTCTCGATTGTCGGAATTCGATGTCGAGTACTATTTCGCGCTGACCGACAGCGACGTTGCCGCAATCAACCAGAAATTTCGGCGTGCCGGCCGTGCCGGAGCCGCCATCCAGCTGGCATTTCTGCGGGCAAGTGGCCGTACCCTTGACCAACTGAACACACTCCCCCGTCAGCTCTTGCGCTACGTGGGCGAAAAGCTGGGGTTACCAACTCCGACGATCGCCTCGCTGCGCACCATCTATCAGCGATATCCGACGCTGTATGAACACCAGGTCTGGGCCTGCCAATACCTCGGCTTGACACGAATCGATGACGATCACTGGAGAGGCCTCGGAGCTTGGATGCGGCAAGATGCCGCCGAATCGCTTTCCCTTGAGGAGTTGATCCAGCACGCCCACTACTGGCTGTATGAGCGACGGATTCTGATTCCTTCGACACGAGCGCTGCTGAGCCTGGCTCGCTCAATTTGGGCGGGCATCGAGCGAGATTTGCTGCTGTCGATTGAGGCGGTCGTCCCCCTGGCGCAGATAGCAGGAGCCGAAGCTGCCGTGTTCGCCCAACATGCAACAGCGGGAACGACCGTGCTGGAATGGCTCAAGACCCCGCCAGCACGGCACAGCCCCTCAACCATGAATGAGACGCTGGCCAAGATCCGCTTCCTGAAGAGCCTCGGCGCGCATACTTGGGCGTTTGATGCCATTCCGATCGAGAAGCAGCGCGCCTGTGGCCAGCGTATCCAGGCTCGCCGTCCCGCCAAAGTCCGCGAACTGAAGACCTCCACGCGTACGATTGAGCTGGTGTTTTTCCTGCGTGTGACCTTGCTGGAGCTGACGGACGCGATGCTCTACCAAACCGGACGGCGCGTCTCCGACCTAGTTCGGCAGGCCTACAACAAGACCACGACGAAGCAAGCGCGCTCGGCGAGCGAATACCGGCAGCAAATGGTCGAGATCAAGGCCCTGGTTGACGATACCCGCCGCTCGGCCGAAGAACGGCTGGCCGACATCGGCAAGCTGCTTGAAGGCCTATCGGCCAAACCGCCGGCAAGCCACGCCGCCAGCGTGCGCGAAACGCTCACGGAAGACCACCACCGTATCCGCAACCTCGTGACTTCCTTGCGGGAGTTGGAATTTGCCAGCAACAGCACCGATCCGGCCCTGCGGCAGCTTGAGTTCATCGGTAGTCTGCACGACCAAGGCGCGACGGAATTGCCGCCCGATTGCAATGTGTCGGTGGGCGCGAGCTGGCGTGACCTGGTCGACGGCGAAGACCGTAAGCGCGCGTTGCGCGCGATGGAAGCCTGCGCGATCACGGGCCTGCGTAAGGGGCTGCGCCGCGGCACCGTGTGGATCAGCCATAGCCTGTCGTTTCGGGAACGCGATCAACTGCTGATCCCGCCCGCTCAGTGGGATTCTGAGCGCGACCGGTATCTGTCCACGCTTGACTTGCCGAACCAGGCGGACACCTACCTCAATCCCCTCATGGATCACCTGAAGGCAGGCCTCGCGGCACTGGACGAGGCCCGTGCGGCAGGCCACGTCACGATCGACACGAACGGCGTGCTGCATCTGTCGCCGCTCGAAGCGGCGGAAAGCGATGGCATCCCCACGCGCACCCGTGATCTGCTCTTCAAGGACATCGGCAGCGCGCAGTTTGCCGACATGATCCTCGAGATGGATGCCCGTACCAATTTCAGCGAAGTGCTGCTGGCACGCAACGGGGACGCGCACGAACTGATCACGCTCTACGCCGCGCTGCTCGCCCATGGCACCGAGCTCGACGCCAAGGGTGTCGCCGCCATGATTCCGAAGCTCGATCCGGCGCACGTCTCCACCGCGATGCGCGCGCTTGAGATGCCCGGGCGGCTGCGCCGAGCGAACGAACGGGTAGTGGAATTCCAGCGCACGCACCCGATCACCGAGTTATGGGGGACCGGTCAACAGGCGTCCAGCGATTCGATGAGCCTGGACACCTCGCGACACTTGTTCTATGCCCGCGCCGATCCTCGACGTCGCACTCATGCCGTCGGGATCTATACGCACGTGCTGGACCAGCACGGAATCGTCTATAACCAGCCCATGGTGCTCAACGAACGCCAGGCCGGCGTGGCCATTGAAGGGGTCATGCGCCACAATGAGACCCGCAGCGACGGCGGGCTGCTCCGGCTCGCGGTCGATACCCATGGATACACGAGCGTTGGGATGGCGGTGTCCAAATTGCTCGGCTTTGATCTATGCCCATGGCTGCGCAATCTGTCGGAGCGCAAGCTGTATTTGCCGCGCGGTCTGCAGGTAACGGATGGACTGTCGGCCGCCGTCTCGCCCGAGATCTCGCTCAAGGCAATCCGCGACGGCTGGGATGGCTTGCTGCGCCTAATCGCCTCCATCCACTCGGGCCGGGTGAGTGCAATCGTCGCGCTGCAGCGGTTCGGCAGCGCCGCCCAAGGCGACCCTATTCATCGGGCAGCTGATCATCTGGGCAAGATGCTGCGCACACTCTTCTTGTGCGATTTTTTCAGCAACATCGAGTTTCGTCGGGAGCTGCGCACGCTGCTCAACCGGGGGGAGTCGGTGCACCAGCTCCAGCGTGCCATTTACTCGAGCAAGGTACACCATGATCGCGGGCGCCGTCAGGACGAAATGATCGCGATTTCCGGATCGCTGACGCTGCTGACGAATCTGGTGATTGCCTGGAACACCCAGCGCATGCAAACGACGGCCGATGCTTGGCGCCGCAAGGGGCAACGGATTGAAGATGACTGGCTGCGCCGCATGGGGCCCGCACATTTCGCGCATGTGAATTTCCGGGGCATCATGAGCTTTCCGATCCACCTGTATCAAGACAGCCTGCTTGAGGTGGCACCGCAGCGGCGTGCGGTGTAG
- a CDS encoding site-specific integrase — protein sequence MGWFSAASADSIARYLAEHAQTLSINTLRQRLAAIAQWHVSQGFPDPNRAPHVRKVLKGIQALHPAQERRAKPLQLAQFEQLVVWLDAQIAAASMTGNDHHLQVLARNKALVLIGFWRGFRSDELSRLQIEHITVEPGRGMTIFLPHTKTDRNHAGTTHKAPALSRLCPVAAYVAWLAASGLAAGPVFRRIDRWGRIAEAGLQASSVVPLLRKLFQDAGLLQADRYSSHSLRRGFATWANANQWDLKMLMEYVGWKDVRSAMRYIDAADPFAQHRIEAALAPPPATLPSAPPPERRPTVPPKPVPETRLTVDLYIERNSKFVRGKSKARRWIEQFCLSQYQMRVFEQRRPRYEIVMPFTAGPELEKAIEVLLADMHENADLCNCFIEVTLHDPLTDTHWS from the coding sequence ATGGGGTGGTTTTCTGCGGCTAGCGCCGACAGCATCGCGCGTTACCTGGCCGAGCACGCGCAGACGCTATCTATCAACACCCTGCGTCAGCGCCTGGCTGCAATCGCACAATGGCACGTCTCGCAAGGCTTCCCAGATCCGAACCGGGCGCCACACGTGCGGAAGGTGCTCAAGGGCATCCAGGCATTGCACCCCGCACAAGAGCGGCGCGCCAAGCCGCTGCAGCTCGCTCAGTTCGAGCAACTGGTGGTGTGGCTCGACGCCCAAATTGCTGCGGCCTCGATGACAGGCAATGACCACCACCTCCAGGTCCTGGCGCGCAACAAGGCCCTGGTGCTGATTGGCTTCTGGCGGGGCTTCCGGTCGGACGAATTGAGCCGGCTGCAGATCGAGCACATCACCGTCGAGCCCGGCCGGGGCATGACGATCTTCCTGCCGCACACCAAGACGGACCGCAACCACGCCGGCACGACGCACAAGGCGCCTGCCTTGTCGCGCCTCTGCCCGGTGGCTGCCTATGTGGCTTGGTTGGCCGCGTCAGGCTTGGCAGCGGGCCCTGTGTTTCGGCGGATCGATCGCTGGGGACGGATCGCCGAAGCGGGGCTGCAAGCCAGCAGCGTCGTGCCCTTGCTGCGCAAGCTGTTCCAGGATGCGGGGCTGCTGCAGGCGGACCGCTACAGCAGCCACTCGCTGCGGCGCGGCTTTGCCACCTGGGCAAACGCGAACCAGTGGGACCTCAAGATGCTGATGGAATACGTCGGCTGGAAGGATGTCCGCTCGGCCATGCGCTACATCGACGCGGCAGACCCATTCGCGCAGCACCGTATCGAAGCAGCGCTGGCACCGCCACCAGCCACCCTACCGTCGGCGCCGCCGCCCGAGCGACGTCCCACGGTTCCGCCCAAGCCCGTGCCTGAAACGCGGTTGACGGTTGACCTATACATCGAGCGCAACAGCAAATTCGTGCGCGGCAAGTCGAAGGCGCGCCGCTGGATCGAGCAGTTCTGCCTGTCCCAGTACCAGATGCGCGTCTTCGAGCAGCGCCGCCCCCGCTATGAAATCGTCATGCCGTTCACCGCAGGGCCGGAGCTGGAGAAAGCCATCGAGGTGCTGCTCGCGGACATGCACGAAAACGCGGACCTCTGCAATTGCTTCATTGAGGTGACGTTGCACGATCCGCTGACCGATACTCACTGGAGCTGA
- a CDS encoding DNA-binding protein, whose amino-acid sequence MARAGLSRLDVKRARDSLMAQGQHPSIDAIRIALGNTGSKTTIHRYLKELEEEEGGALQRAGSTSDAILDLVGRLAARLHEEAQAVVDQQVAAATAQRQQVRAEADKLSADLVALRAELAQAHATVAEVRAAHSDTQTALQQRALEAERLAQQVQDLTERLAEHEGFRRSLEEKLQHAHQALEHFRNASKEQRDQEARRHEQQVQQLQAETRQANQALIVKQGEITQLNKDGARLVAEIAASAKRSRGLETQAEQAHAGLNQARVDQARAEAERDALRSAVQQQADELTAERAARERLAGELAKVTGRLDAQQQLLADYRTQLGVAGPAA is encoded by the coding sequence ATGGCCCGTGCCGGTCTAAGCCGTCTGGATGTCAAACGCGCCCGCGATTCGTTGATGGCCCAGGGGCAGCATCCGTCGATCGATGCAATACGTATCGCGCTGGGCAATACCGGCTCGAAAACGACGATTCACCGCTATCTCAAGGAACTGGAAGAAGAGGAAGGCGGGGCGCTCCAGCGGGCCGGCTCGACCTCCGATGCCATCCTGGATCTGGTAGGCAGGCTGGCGGCACGGCTGCACGAAGAAGCGCAGGCAGTGGTCGACCAGCAGGTCGCGGCCGCCACCGCACAGCGGCAGCAGGTCCGAGCGGAAGCCGACAAGCTGTCCGCTGATCTCGTCGCACTTCGCGCCGAACTGGCGCAGGCGCATGCCACCGTTGCCGAAGTGCGGGCCGCGCACAGCGACACGCAGACGGCGCTGCAGCAGCGGGCCCTGGAGGCCGAACGGCTGGCGCAGCAGGTCCAGGATCTCACCGAACGGCTGGCCGAACACGAAGGCTTCCGGCGCTCGCTGGAGGAGAAGCTGCAGCACGCACACCAAGCACTGGAACACTTCCGCAACGCCAGCAAAGAGCAGCGCGATCAGGAGGCACGCCGGCACGAGCAGCAGGTCCAACAACTGCAGGCAGAAACCCGGCAAGCCAATCAGGCGCTGATCGTCAAGCAGGGGGAGATCACGCAACTGAACAAGGACGGCGCACGGCTGGTCGCGGAGATTGCCGCCTCGGCCAAACGCAGCCGCGGCCTGGAGACGCAGGCGGAACAGGCACATGCCGGGCTGAACCAAGCTCGCGTCGATCAAGCCCGTGCGGAAGCCGAACGCGATGCCCTGCGCTCCGCGGTCCAGCAGCAAGCGGACGAGCTAACCGCCGAGCGTGCCGCGCGCGAGCGCCTGGCCGGCGAGTTGGCCAAGGTCACCGGACGGCTCGACGCCCAGCAGCAGTTGCTGGCCGACTATCGGACACAGCTCGGCGTGGCTGGTCCGGCAGCTTGA